The Emys orbicularis isolate rEmyOrb1 chromosome 9, rEmyOrb1.hap1, whole genome shotgun sequence genomic sequence GAGAGGTTGGGGAAAGCAGATCATGCCACAAAGCCCctgcttccccttcccttctgcaTGTTGTCACTCATTTCCATTAAATCCCACCCTCTTCTGAACAGCATAGCAGAGGGCAGTATAGAGCCCTGTTACCAATAAACACTAATATACCATCAAACacagtttattttaaatgtgctgTCAGCCTTATTACAAGTTTTTGGTATACATGGGGTAGGGGGGTGTTAAAAGGCTCAGTCAAGCCAATTAAGTATCACTCCACATTGGCAGTGGTGAAAAGCCCCAGAATGAACTCTGAAGAGGAAGTACACTCACTTCTACAACTCTTCAGGGAATACAACATACTCTCTGACAGTTGGCTGGAGCATAGGGGTAAAGAGCCAAACCTGCACGATCTTCTTTGCCTCTTTTGGGCTGTCTTGCACTCCAAGGGTCATGTGTAGGGAGCAGTTACTGTGCTTCATAATGGGTGACCCTTCCTATCCCATGAAGCTAGGAAGCATCTGGACACAACCTGGCACTAAATATGTTGTGCTGGGTTAATGTGATGGACTAAGCAACAGAGATTTGCACCATCAGGTTTTGTAACTACACACTTGCTGCAGGAGTCAAGTTACAGACTCAGatagaaaatattttatgtaCCAAGTAAATTATGCACTTTACATTTCTATTAGTTCTAAGCTTTTGTAGTGTTCTATGTTATAGAACTGTAGAGGGCTGTATTGTAGCATTGCTGTGCATAAGCTATCCACTAGATAAATGATAGAACAGCTTATATTGCTAGAGCACTCTCCTATAGTACATATTATCCTTTAGGATCTCAGATAGTTTTATATACTATAGATGGCACACATTGCACCAGGGAATTGCAGTCATGTGTGGTATGGAAAACTGTCTAAATGGACAGCCAGCATGCTGCAAAACAGTGGAGGACAAGGAAATGTTGACCAAGGATTCCAGGTCAAATGCTTGCTCTTCAAAAAGTGCTATAAAGAACTTTAATGTCCATGTAGATTAGACAAGAGCTCGGGTCTTATCTAAATCTCATCCAAAAGCCCCACTTAGCAGTAACTAGGCAGAACCAAGACATTTTCAGAGAGATCACAATTTAAATGCATTGTAGCTTTCAGCTATATTTATACTGACACACGATGAAACGATTGGTGGGGATTTCCCAGCTAGTCTCTTATTTTTAACCTGAGCTCTTCAGCTAGGTATCAagtctcagattttttttaaaaatcttggtccAACACCACAGACAGCCATCTTTGAATATAACcacatcattttattttttttaagtttaaaatagtccaaacaaaaaaagtTAGCCATATAATATAAATACAGAGTAAACGCACATAGTTTACAGCCAACTACATGTATGCAAGAATAATAGCAAACCTCACATGAACGTTAAAAGATTCTCAGATGGTCATTTGTGAGTGTTTAGCTACAACTCCTACGGCATAATTATGTTCACATACGCAGGGTTTGCAGACTTTCTTAAATAGAACAATTGAAAACTTACATGACTTCCGTTTTTACAGAGTGAGAACTGTATTACAAAAAATTGGAAAGTAATACATTTAACTAGCCCACttcagtgttttgtttgtttctagaaTAAAACACACTTAGGCagcaatattttttaaagggtCTCCAATCTGAATTCTCTGcaagtaatatttttaaatgctataATCTAAGGAATGTTTCAAATGTGACTATCAggaggcaaaaataaaaatagcaataAAGCACAAACTGTCATTCTTGAACGTCTTTGAATAAAGAGTAAATATGTGGAGTGTCTCATGTAATCGGAGAATTAGATAGGTACAATGTCAATAGACCTATGGATAGGCTGATGTTTCAGTCATTcgttataaagaaaaataaaaacccatCATAAATCACTAGTGTGATCCTACAAAGAACAATGTATGCTAACAAATCAAAGattaggaaaaaataaacaaCAGATCTTGCAGTCAGTTTAAGGTTAGGAAGAACTTTCCATTTGGTACACCAAAACTCACCTTGCTTTGTAACATTTCACATTGCACGTTAGGATTTCTAAATCCAGGATATTGATGGAGAGAGATATAAAATACAGTCCTATCCATTGACGACTTTCTGTCATGACTTTCCAAGTTCCAGCCACAAAAACGAACAGTGATAAGccattattttataaatattcttGTTATATAGTATACTGTAGAAAGACTGAGAATTGTTTAAGACCAGATACAAGTTTAAGTGGAACATGGATCCACTTCTGCTGTGAGCATATCACACTATAGTGCCACCTTCTGGCTAAAGTGGACACCTGCAGTATTATACAACGTTTCTTGACTCTTAACCAGCTGTTGAGTAAAGTCAAATAAAATATATCATATTTAAATAAGAATGGATGTTGGTTTATATATAAATTAGATGGATATGTAAAGTCATTCTCAAATGTTACCCTTTCCATAAAACTGAGATTTAAACTCTGTTAGATAGAAAATCATGGTGGTATAACTTAATGTAAACTCCATTAAAAGAATCAAGTAAGAGATGATGACCCAAAACAACATCAAAGTACACTCCAAATGGTATTATTGAATGATGCATCTTCCATTTGCCTCTGTATGCTTTCAAAATAGATACCAAGAAAACTATGTAAAGAATTTCAATATCTTTGGGAAATAATTCAGAGGTATCTTTGTACACTGTGGTAgctttataaacaaacaaaacacacaatttGGTTTAATTGTTTCTTTGTTACAGAAAAAGTTCACCCCTGAAGAAATTTAAAAGGTTTTGTCTTTGAAGGATTAAAACTCCATGAAGAATTGGAACAAGAGGTTGATTGTCTCTCTTCAGCCGATGACAAGGAAAGTAAAACACAGAAGACAGAACTTTCTACTGAGATATCTCGCCTTTGGAAGCAAGATTCAGTGCTTCTCCCTGCGAGGCATGCACGCACAACCTCGTAGGGTAACAGAAGTGATGCATGTGCACTGAAAGCAGACCGGATCTAGTGAGCCAAATTTATCCCCGGAATACGCAGGTACAATTCCCATCGAAACTGTGGGAATTATATCCATTaactccagggatgaatttgggccTGTGTGCTTGCTAAATCTAAAATTCAGCTATAGCTGAATTGCCTGGATATCTCCTGAAGAGAAATATGTTTTCAATGTAACTCATTCCCCACAATTAGCTATTGTAACATAGCTTTTACTTTATAACCACTTTTGGCTTTCACATTACTGCGCTTAAACTTTTGCTGTTAGTTAAATGCTGGTGCCAGCAGCAAGATCTGAGAAGTCTGGCCACTAATGTTTGGAAGCAGGAAGGCTAGTTGTGAGTAATACAGCATTAGCAGGTTTCCCAGCGAGGTCACTGGGAAAACCTCTGaactgaggggttttttttaaaataatctcctTGTACTAATAAGAATACAAAGATTGCCAAGGTTAGTCTAAATGTGCGCAACACAGGCTATACTGAGAATACTTCTAGTATTAAAAAACAGGTAAGAATACTCAGTTTCTACGGAAAGCACATCAATGCAGCCAAGCCCCTACTGAACGGGCATAGCAGTGGTGCTCTGTGCTCTACGGTGGCCCTTAAAAGGAGAGGCAGTTATTACGGAGTATTACTAACACCAAGGCTTGCAAGTCTATATTAAAAGATTTCTGCCGTAGTATGATGGACACTACAATGctcaaaggaaaataaaacaagacaAACTGGTTGTTCAGTATGCATCAAACTTTTATGTATAAAAGTCTCCAAAACTATCTGAACATCGATCCTAGCGATCTACTGCAAACAATGTCTTTTTCTGCACAGGTGTTTGGAAATCAAACCATACACTTAGCTTCAAAAGAATCTGTGTGCACTGAACACTGTTTCTAACTGCACATGACCAATATCAAAAATCTTAAACGGGagaaaaatcacaagccaaaaaaGGCCACAAAGTGCATAAGGAGTCATTTGTAAGATAAAGCcattgcacacaaacacacagtttAATGTATACTGAAGTACCACACTGGAGGAGTTAATTGCACTGCTTTGTTATACCAGTGTAGTGGCATTTATAGATAGAAAGCTACTGCCGCAAAAATCACTGTGAACATCTCATCCGAAGGGCAGCAGATTTAATCCTGGAAGTATTCAAGGTCTACGTGTTTGAAAAGCTATGTAGAATCTGAAACTTATTTCTCATACTCTGGATCTGGAAAACTTGGTAAGTTATGGCAGAACAAGTAACCGAACTAGCTAAGATATGCTGTCAAACATAATGCATTATTCTGTAACTAGTATTACAAAATATCAATTAAAACCAATGCCTGAATATTCAGATAACTGAAAGGACAGAGTTATACGGTTATCTGCAGTTTTGCACCCAGCTTTAGGTTGAAAAACAAGGGATAAGCAACTTTTAAGGGGaatgtttaaacaaaatattCTCAATTACCATCTTCTCCATCACTCTGAAAGTGGCTGGGGTTTCACTGAAAATGATCTACAGCAACTCCCAACTTACTACACAGGAATTGATCTATATGCTTTCCTATAGCTTTACACATGGTGAAGTATGTGCCCTCCTCCTTTAATCCAGGAGAAGTGTGGGTACTCTAGTCACTAGCTTGCATAAAGCTGTGTTTGATTGAACATTATATATCCTGCATCATGTAAAGCAGGTTCACTTGTTAGAATTTAACACTTCATTAAGACTCCTTAAAGACTGTTCTGCAATTCCAGTGTTAGTAGTGTGGGTCACATTACAGATCAGGTGAGGAGACTCCATGATCTGTTGTAACAGTACATCTTATGGTCTCCCTTAGATTCTAAAAGGGAGCAGAGATCTATGGTAATGAAAGCAAGAGGACTCAGTATTGGCATGCTTAGATTTCCAGTCCTGCTAAGAGACCGGTATCCTGCAGAGTTAAGCAATGAGAGCTTCTCACACAACTTTGAACTGTTCTGTCGCTACAAAAGGTGAGATTGAAGTACATTCTATTTTAGGTCCCTGTGCCACATTCCTTGAGATAGTAACACGGGAGTTGCATGCTGCAACTACTACCTCAGTCTCATCATTTGAGACTTAAGATGGAGTTGAATAGAAGTTTCAGACATACAAAGTTATGAATCTATGCTTTCATCCTCCTCACCCTAATAGGTTATTGTACACTGAAACAAAATGTATTGAAGACCAAACATTATGAGTGGAACAAGGCTATCCGTTGCAATAGAATACGATATATAACCTCCTCCCTCCAAATCACTGAAGCTCATGGTTTTGCATCATGTAAATTAACACATGGAGAGAAAATAGCAATTTTGAAGTAAGATGTGTTTAAAGGCATTCCCCTGGGGGCAGCTCCTTTGTCACATGGTCACAAAAGAACCATACAATAAGGCAGCAAATTGCTCATGGTTGCCTATAATCAATCTTCTATTTCGTCCATAGCTGCCTGTTCCTGATAGATAATTTTCTTCTGCCCACCACGTTGGCATTGATATTTGGTGGTCCACTGCAATCTTTTGGTCTTCCACCTTCCTAGAGATAGCCTTGTAACTTTGCTATCCATTCAGTAAGTAGACTACCACTTCATAGGTTGACATCATTATagctgtgtttggaatctgtctGACCAGATGTGTAGTTAGACCACGGTAGAGGGATCCATACCCTTCTTCTCGCACAAGCAAAGATAGTGTCTGGAAGAAAGCTCTGTATTTTGTTCCCTCTTCACGTAGTCTTGTTCGTACAACCTCTGTGTAAAGAAAGTAACACTTGGTTATTTTGGTCATCACATTGcaaaaaatgtaatgaaaacaaattaatcAATTTAGCCGACAGACTAAGCAAGCATAAAACCCTCAACATCGTACACTCTTTAGATAGTAGGTAAAAAAGCCAACATGGCAATTACTGGGGCTGGGAATCTGGAAGAAAAAGACAAGCCATGTTCTTACAAGAGCAAAATAACCTAAAAGTTTAGCTATTTCCAGATGCCCAGTTAATGAGGTGAAGTGATGGTGCTTTGAGTGGCCCAGGTCCAACAaaccacttaagcatgtgagtaatcacACTTGTTTcaccttaaaattaagcatattctTAAGTACTTTGCTAGATTGAGACATAGTAAGCAGCATTACTGGGGAAAACGGAGCAAAAGAACAGCACAGTGAAAGATTGGAGGAGATCTTGCTGACATATctccctaaacattaaaaaggaaaaGCAAGAGCTCTGTTGGTTACTTACTTGAAACTTACACAAATAATGAGCATAATATAGGGGTCCAAATGAAGCCATATGTCCCTGAACCTGTATGGACTGGATTACAGCAGTTCCCTGGTATACATTAATGTTATTGCTCAAAGGGGTCAGACTAAACATCTGTTTAGAAATACTGTAGCCTCTGGTTGACTTGCTGAATCAGAAATTGGCCATGCCAATTTTCTAAATCAAACAATAGACAGAAGTGTAGCTAAAACAAAGTATTCCTTTATTGGGACCTGATCCAGAGAATGATAGAAATCAATCAAAAGGCTCCTGCTGACTTctttgggctttggctcaggctctTAAGGAACACGCTTGCCCTTACCATGTGGATATGCTATAGATGTGGCACAGGTTTTGGAAGTGGCAGCAGCCATCATCATTCCAACAAAGTCTgaagcttcttttacagattcATCCTCACTGTCCATGCTAGAAGCAGTCTTAAATTCCAGTAGTTTTCGCTTAATACTCTCGTAAATAACAAAATGAATAACAGTTTCAGATATGCCTGCGTAGGAGGCCGACATTCCTCTGTAAAAGCCTTTAATTCCATCTGAATGATAGACTTTTCGGACACATTCGAACGCACTCATTTGCTTTTCTCCACGATTCCTGAAAGAGAAGGAACATTGAACTGGTTCACAATAATCATTTTAAATGATTAATTACACAATGTTTTGCTATAAACACAAGTCCTTTGGAAATAGCTGGCAAATCAATGCAAAGATGTTCCAATTCAAAAGTGTTTTAACAACATGCACAATTTCAGTACACAAgtcgttccattgacttcagtattacacatgcttaagtactctgctgaatcagggccaaaggaTGTACTGAACACTTAAAGGATTGTGGAGTCTCAGACAAGTCTCCAGCCTTCCTCATCTTCAAGGTTCGAAAATCAGCCTAAACCAGAGACAATCAAGGTATATAAATGTGTGACCATTAGAAAGTTAAGACTAAGGAACTGAAAGCCCCAGTTGCTTACAGTATGTTACTTATTACAGGACAATAGCTTAATGTTCAAAGGGAGCAAACAAACCACTAAACAGTAGTTCATTATATAAACTGATCCCACTAAGCCACAACTGAGGTCAAATAATTGTGCACATTGGGTCGAGCAGATTTTGTACTTGTAGGACACAAAAAAAGTTTTAGTCCTCAACATCCCCAACTTGCAAATGTAAGTTCAGCTGATCATTTATAttagaaaataaaacagtgtgtatgtgtatataccaCATGGATCAGTTAATAATGAATTAATTTAATAAACTTGTTCCCACTTGCTATGTTTCACAAGGTACAAGTGGAGAAAACACACTTAACATGGAGTTATACAGAATGAGTATGAATCCACAATTCATTGGCTACCTGCATCACTTAAATAGATTCTGCCACCAGAGGTCTCTTGTAGGATTGagtaaattatacaaaataatgCAGGACATTGCCCTTTAACTACTGCTAGAGGCATTTGGGactatattttgttttatgttgTCCCGACGCCTTTCTGAATTAAGGCATATGAACTCTGGCCTATATAGAACAGTtccttaccttacagtaactgtgaTTCTTCCAGAGGTTTTGTCTGTGTGGATCCCCACTTCAGGAGGCTAGCAAGCAGGGCCCACATGCAAGGCGGAATTTAACTGCCACTAGCTAAAGACTTAATGTAAAACTGATGACCCAAATTTTGCTTCTGATCTGGAGGCCAGGTCAATGatgtttaataaaaacaagagGATTActccaggtggctgctttgcatGTTTCAGATACAGGGATATTTCTGAAACATAtagaggctgcagcctgggctttaGTGGAGTGAGTCTTGATGTCCTCCTGCCATTTGGTGTCAGACAGAAATACACGGTGTAATCCATTTAGATAGGTTTGTCTTTGAACTACCTGGCTTAATGTCATAAAGAGGTGAGGGCATTGTCTAAGTGTACAGCTATACTAAAGCAAGGAGCCAGCATCCCAGCCTGGGCAGACagactaaaaatatcagtgtggacattgcagcacGGGTGGCAGCTTGGTCTAGCCACCCCAGCTTGGACACACCTCGGCCCAAGCCTGgaacccctcctgcaacccaaatccctcatccctgaccccaccctggagcctgcaccctcagcccagagcccatgcccCCTTCCACTCCTcaaccccttgccccatcccggagccccctcccaccttccGAACCCCGTGGCCCCaccttccagcccagagccccctcctgcaccccaagcccctcatccccagccccatcccccccccgtccccacacaacacaccccaactccctgtcctagcctggtgaaaatgagtgagtaagggaggatggagtgagcagggtggggccttggggaaggggcggggcaagggtgttcagttttctgccattagaaagttgccaGCCCTAACCCAGCTATCCGTCACCATAGAGACTATTCAGTGCAGGATCAAGCAAAACTAGTGTAAGTCTGTCTACTCACGCGGGGAGGCACATTCCCAGTTGCAGCGCAGAGATACTTTAAAAGTTCTCATTTTATCCAGATAATGTAATAGGGCCCTGGTGATGTCCAGATAAAATAGAGAACAGAACATCCAAAGAGCAGTTTCAGGGACAGCTCAGTCTGGTTTGGTTGGGACTCTGAACCTTTATCTAATCTGCTGCCTAGATGACTGTGCAGGAGGGCTGGCACCTGTAGAAGGTGGTGGTTTCCTACAGGAGAATCTCGGAGGGTAATCCATAGGTCACTGCTGGGTGTAGCTATGTGGTCTGAGGTTGAGGTATAGATCCCCATTGATGTTAACACAGCCCTGGAAACTtttagtgaatgcaatgtgtgttcAGTCAAAGTGCTGAACAAAGCAAAGGGAAATTCTCAATCATATTCTGTACCTTCCTTGGAATACCTGAGGCTTGCAGCCACGACACCCTTCACATTGTTACTGCAGAGGCCATGGACCAAGCTGCAGTATcccatctgaagcatctgactGCCTGAAGAGCAGTTTTCACTACTAGTTGTCCCTCTGATTATGGATTTTAACTCTCCCTTGAAGGAGTTTGTTGAGAAAGGGAGATACCTTGTCCCACCTCAGGATTCCTACTTCAAGGATAACTCTGGGTAATTTGTTATACAGTTATTGAACAGAGGCAAAAGAATAGGCTTTCCTACCAAAGAAATTGATCTTTTGGGGATCTTTACCCTTGTGAATTGCTCTGACAGGATCTAGCTGCTAGCTGTCTCTTGTACCAAAAGAGTACAGAATTATTTGAAACTCCTTTCGGGAAACATATATTTTCTCCATTCTCTTTGCTATATGAGCAAGGGTAACAGGGTTCTACTACAGACTTTTAATTGATTCTAGGGTGCCCTCGTTTACAGACAGTGCTATCCCGCTTGGACAAGTGGAGTACAAGACATCGAGCAGCTTATGGGCCTTTTCTTTGATTACTGGTGCCTGAATTTCAGCTATACAAGAGCATTTCCTGAAAGATTTGAAAGTCATCACTGGGGCTAATGAGAGCGCCTCATCAGGAGGCAACAATGAGGGGTCTCTGGGAGAAGATGTATGGTATTGATCCAGTTGCTCCAGAGCTGCCTCTTCCTCTTGTGCTTTGTCTGTCCAGTTCTACAGAAGGTCTTTAAAGTTGATGTGGAAGGAGAATGAGAATATCTGCATTTGCATGATGAGCAAGAGAGATATCCAGTACTGGAGGTTCTAGACAGCAGGCCTCAGTATGCCCAATATGGCGAATGTGGTATATATGGCTGATTAGGCCATTGTGAGGAAGCCAGTGGTCTAAAATGTATATCACTGGCTGAAGGGGATGAACTGTCTTCAaactgcagggagcagggaaatGAGGGGAATTAGACCATCAAAATACAGGCAGAACTTACAGCCCAATGGTTTTGGATCTG encodes the following:
- the SLC25A36 gene encoding solute carrier family 25 member 36, producing the protein MSQRHSLVHLFAGGCGGTVGAILTCPLEVVKTRLQSSSVTLYISEVHLSTVNGASVNRVTRVSPGPLHCLKMILQKEGPRSLFRGLGPNLVGVAPSRAIYFAAYSNCKEKLNSIFEPDSTQVHMISAGVAGFTAITATNPIWLIKTRLQLDARNRGEKQMSAFECVRKVYHSDGIKGFYRGMSASYAGISETVIHFVIYESIKRKLLEFKTASSMDSEDESVKEASDFVGMMMAAATSKTCATSIAYPHEVVRTRLREEGTKYRAFFQTLSLLVREEGYGSLYRGLTTHLVRQIPNTAIMMSTYEVVVYLLNG